The following proteins come from a genomic window of Panicum hallii strain FIL2 chromosome 8, PHallii_v3.1, whole genome shotgun sequence:
- the LOC112902177 gene encoding vegetative cell wall protein gp1-like, with amino-acid sequence MAEKISMIIVVVDLDCHKCYNKIRKILCQLQDCERIRTISFDDKSKTITIVGPFDPHRLACKLRCKGGKVIRDIHIVDSGGGKPPPQKMAEASPPSPAPAKNGKPPKHKEKPPAAEPPPPPTPPPEPAPAPPPDMPPPSPAHQAPPDREMSAMVPAFVEEKQPRAKPAELEPPPMSPPRKERPMDFPSPMPASLPPPSQPCRPLEQAPVEYVIPTMEIPSWPAPPAGPCGCPCCAPCYQGYYEGCRCCCCGRMYAQPLPAPAGCGYRGCRTFSDEDPTAACSIM; translated from the exons ATGGCAGAGAAg ATCTCCATGATAATCGTCGTGGTTGACCTTGATTGCCACAAGTGCTACAACAAGATCCGCAAGATTCTATGCCAGCTCCAAG ACTGCGAGAGGATCCGGACGATCTCCTTCGACGACAAGAGCAAGACGATCACCATCGTGGGGCCGTTCGACCCGCACAGGCTCGCCTGCAAGCTCCGGTGCAAGGGCGGCAAGGTGATCAGGGACATCCACATCGTGGACAGCGGCGGCgggaagccgccgccgcagaAGATGGCGGAGGCGTCGCcaccgtcgccggcgccggcgaagaACGGCAAGCCGCCGAAGCACAAGGAGAAGCCCCCCGCtgctgagccgccgccgccgccgacgccgccgcctgagcctgcgccggcgccgccgcccgataTGCCACCCCCGTCCCCGGCGCACCAGGCTCCGCCTGACCGGGAGATGTCAGCGATGGTGCCGGCCTTCGTCGAGGAGAAGCAGCCGAGAGCGAAGCCGGCGGAGCTCGAGCCGCCGCCGATGTCGCCGCCGCGGAAGGAGAGGCCGATGGACTTCCCGTCGCCGATGCCGGCGTCTCTGCCGCCGCCGAGTCAGCCCTGTAGGCCGCTGGAGCAGGCTCCGGTGGAGTACGTGATACCGACGATGGAGATCCCGTCGTGGCCGGCCCCGCCGGCGGGGCCGTGCGGGTGCCCGTGCTGCGCGCCGTGCTACCAGGGCTACTACGAGGGGTGcaggtgctgctgctgcggcaggATGTACGCGCAGCCGCTGCCGGCGCCGGCCGGGTGCGGGTACAGGGGCTGCCGGACCTTCAGCGACGAGGACCCCACGGCGGCGTGCAGCATCATGTGA
- the LOC112872365 gene encoding uncharacterized protein LOC112872365 produces the protein MPPPATMSQAGQEQATPTGNPSSAASASVTNSAKSQVVINSDDPAWAHCYCPDASKKHWLKCMYCDKLCTAGITRIKYHLAGIKGFNVKKCLQVPTSVKEEMFGLLTKKVEEKDQKANEKQRDKDEVDIDILEDESNGEEDFDQGNEVLVLKPKPSKAASSSRSVAGGGAIEK, from the exons ATGCCGCCGCCTGCAACGATGTCTCAGGCCGGCCAAGAGCAGGCAACACCAACAG GGAACCCATCAAGTGCAGCCTCTGCCTCAGTGACAAATTCAGCAAAATCACAAGTTGTTATTAACTCCGATGACCCTGCATGGGCACATTGTTATTGCCCAGATGCATCCAAGAAGCATTGGTTGAAGTGCATGTACTGTGATAAGCTTTGCACTGCCGGGATTACAAGAATTAAGTATCATCTTGCTGGCATTAAAGGATTCAATGTTAAAAAGTGTTTACAAGTTCCAACTTCAGTGAAGGAAGAGATGTTTGGTTTGCTCACAAAGAAGGTAGAAGAAAAGGATCAGAAAGCCAACGAAAAGCAAAGGGACAAAGATGAAGTTGATATAGATATCTTGGAAGATGAAAGCAATGGTGAAGAAGATTTTGATCAGGGAAATGAAGTTCTCGTACTGAAGCCAAAGCCAAGCAAAGCTGCTAGTAGCTCCAGATCGGTGGCAGGTGGTGGCGCTATTGAGAAGTAG
- the LOC112872366 gene encoding uncharacterized protein LOC112872366, producing MLEAIGQFGRGLRGPSPYEMGGPFFQKRKQKVLDGFKNHKESWELTGCTIMTDAWTDRKGRGVMNLVVHSAHGVCFLDSMDCSGEKKDGKYIFELVDRYIEDIGEENIVQVVTDNASVNTTAASLLTAKRPSIFWNGCAAHCLDLMLEDIGKLGSVEETIASARQVTVFLYAHTRVLDLMRQYLKKDLVRSGVTRFATAYLNLKSLLDNKKELTRLFRSDQLNEMGYLKKAKGKEANKVIRSESFWKNVDIAVNFIEPIANVLRRMDSDIPAMGFFHGLMVEAKKEISERFDNDESRFKVVWDIIDKRWDNKLKTPLHLAGYYLNPYFGYPKKSEIEHDGSFRAGVIECITKLVENEEAQDNIIEELNTYQDQQGTFGHEIAVSKVVAKPWHKHTKSKEVASRILNLTCSSSARERNWSVFEHVHTKKRNRLHHDRMRDLVFVKFNSKLRNKRESKGKDPLERELDDAVGDNENEFITGIVQDGPSQVDSTHLVPSQVESTPQAQVQEKRKRNVRPKKKRKLRSLQSLLRDAPAEQSSSDSEDGDGDILMESSESGKSPCATDSDD from the exons ATGCTTGAGGCCATTGGACAGTTTGGCAGAGGTTTGAGAGGGCCTAGCCCTTATGAGATGGGTGGACCTTTCTTTCAGAAAAGGAAGCAAAAGGTGCTAGATGGTTTTAAGAACCACAAGGAATCATGGGAGCTCACTGGATGTACAATTATGACAGACGCATGGACAGATAGAAAGGGAAGAGGTGTGATGAATTTAGTTGTGCATAGTGCTCATGGGGTTTGCTTCTTGGATTCAATGGACTGCTCAGGTGAGAAGAAAGATGGAAAATATATATTTGAGCTTGTGGATAGATACATAGAAGATATTGGAGAGGAAAATATTGTTCAAGTAGTGACTGATAATGCTAGTGTCAATACAACAGCAGCAAGCTTATTGACAGCAAAGAGGCCCTCAATATTTTGGAATGGATGTGCTGCTCATTGCCTAGATCTCATGCTAGAGGATATTGGAAAGCTTGGATCAGTTGAGGAAACTATTGCTAGTGCAAGACAAGTGACTGTGTTCTTGTATGCTCACACAAGGGTGTTGGATTTGATGAGACAATATCTTAAGAAAGATTTGGTTCGCTCTGGGGTTACTCGCTTTGCCACTGCTTATTTGAATCTAAAAAGCTTGCTAGACAACAAGAAGGAATTGACAAGGTTGTTTAGATCAGACCAACTCAATGAGATGGGTTACTTGAAGAAGGCCAAGGGAAAGGAAGCCAACAAAGTGATCAGATCTGAAAGCTTTTGGAAAAATGTTGATATTGCTGTTAATTTCATTGAACCAATAGCTAATGTGCTGAGAAGAATGGACAGTGATATCCCGGCAATGGGCTTCTTCCATGGATTAATGGTTGAGGCAAAGAAAGAAATTTCTGAGAGGTTTGATAATGATGAGAGTCGCTTCAAAGTTGTTTGGGATATCATCGATAAAAGGTGGGACAACAAGCTCAAGACTCCACTACATTTGGCTGGTTACTATTTGAATCCTTACTTCGGTTaccccaagaagtcagagattgAGCATGATGGATCCTTTAGAGCTGGTGTGATTGAATGCATTACAAAGCTGGTTGAGAATGAAGAAGCTCAGGACAATATAATTGAAGAGCTCAACACATACCAGGATCAGCAAGGGACATTTGGACATGAAATTGCCGTAAG CAAAGTGGTGGCTAAACCATGGCACAAGCACACCAAATCTAAGGAAGTTGCATCAAGAATTCTGAATTTGACTTGCAGTTCATCAGCTCGTGAGAGGAATTGGTCTGTTTTTGAACAT GTTCATACAAAGAAGCGCAATAGATTACATCATGATAGGATGAGAGATCTTGTTTTTGTGAAGTTCAACTCCAAACTAAGGAACAAGAGGGAGAGCAAAGGCAAAGATCCTTTGGAGAGGGAATTAGATGATGCTGTGGGTGATAATGAAAATGAATTCATTACTGGTATTGTGCAAGATGGACCATCGCAAGTAGATTCAACACATCTTGTGCCATCGCAAGTAGAATCaacaccacaagcacaagtacAGGAAAAAAGGAAGAGGAATGTGCGCCCtaagaagaagaggaaactTAGGAGCCTCCAATCTTTGCTGCGTGATGCTCCGGCTGAGCAGTCCTCATCTGACTCCGAAGATGGTGATGGAGATATTCTAATGGAATCCTCTGAATCTGGAAAGTCTCCTTGTGCCACTGATAGTGATGACTGA
- the LOC112902175 gene encoding vacuolar protein sorting-associated protein 26A-like — translation MNYIIGAFKPPCDIFVTFSDERTRKQVAIKKDNGKTATVPAFQSLETIAGEVSIAPVPGKRLEHTGVKIELLGQIELYFDRGNFYDFTSLMRELEVPGEIYERKTYPFEFATVEMPYETYNGTNVRLRYILKVTIGRNYVGNIVETRDFCVRNYSPVPTINNSIKMEVGIEDCLHIEFEYSKSKYHLKDVIVGKIYFLLVRIKIKNMELEIRRRESTGSGPNTYVETETLAKFELMDGAPVRGESIPVRLFLTPYELTPTYRNINNKFSVKYYLNLVLVDEEDRRYFKQQEITMYRLVETPESS, via the exons ATG AACTACATCATCGGCGCCTTCAAGCCGCCCTGCGACATCTTCGTCACCTTCTCCGATGAGAGGACCCGGAAGCAG GTGGCAATTAAGAAGGACAACGGGAAGACGGCCACGGTGCCAGCCTTCCAGAGCCTGGAGACCATCGCCGGAGAG GTGTCCATTGCTCCAGTCCCTGGCAAAAGGCTCGAGCACACTGGTGTTAAGATCGAGCTGCTGGGTCAGATAG AACTATATTTTGACAGAGGCAATTTCTATGACTTCACCTCATTAA TGCGCGAGTTAGAGGTTCCTGGTGAGATCTACGAAAGAAAGACTTATCCTTTTGAGTTTGCTACTGTTGAAATGCCATATGAGACGTATAATGGGACAAACGTCAGATTAAG ATACATCCTGAAAGTGACAATTGGCAGAAATTATGTTGGCAATATTGTAGAAACTCGGGATTTCTGT GTAAGGAACTACTCTCCCGTTCCCACAATTAACAATAGCATCAAG ATGGAAGTTGGAATTGAAGATTGCTTGCACATTGAATTTGAGTACAGCAAAAGCAA GTATCATCTCAAGGATGTCATTGTAGGAAAGATTTATTTTCTTCTAGTCAGAATAAAGATAAAGAACATGGAGCTTGAGATTCGTCGCCGTGAATCTACAGGATCTGGTCCTAACACATATGTTGAGACTGAGACACTAGCAAAATTTGAGCTGATGGATGGTGCCCCAGTTAGAG GAGAATCTATTCCAGTAAGACTATTCTTGACTCCTTATGAGCTGACCCCGACTTACCGCAATATAAATAACAAGTTCAGCGTCAAGTACTACCTGAATCTGGTCCTTGTTGATGAGGAAGACCGAAGGTATTTTAAGCAGCAAGAGATCACCATGTATCGCCTTGTAGAAACTCCAGAGTCTTCATAG